In Hermetia illucens chromosome 1, iHerIll2.2.curated.20191125, whole genome shotgun sequence, one genomic interval encodes:
- the LOC119658928 gene encoding endocuticle structural glycoprotein SgAbd-9-like: MFKLVALFALVAVASAAVIDKEKKDVIPILKSDSEVKEDGSYLFSYEGGDGTVREEKGSVVNPGDEKSYVAMVGSYRYIDADGQTVEVHYTADEHGFVPTGTIIHEAVANAAKIVSLNPKVEE; the protein is encoded by the exons ATGTTCAAACTC GTTGCTTTGTTTGCTCTGGTCGCCGTTGCATCGGCCGCTGTTATTGATAAGGAGAAGAAAGATGTTATCCCGATCCTGAAATCAGATTCAGAGGTGAAGGAAGATGGATCCTACTTGTTCAGCTACGAAGGTGGTGATGGAACCGTTCGTGAGGAAAAGGGATCTGTTGtcaatcctggagatgaaaagtCATACGTTGCTATGGTAGGAAGCTACCGGTACATCGATGCTGACGGACAAACTGTTGAAGTTCACTACACTGCCGATGAACATGGTTTCGTTCCAACTGGAACCATCATCCACGAAGCTGTCGCCAATGCTGCTAAGATCGTTTCACTTAACCCTAAGGTAGAGgaataa